A portion of the Acidisarcina polymorpha genome contains these proteins:
- a CDS encoding metal-dependent hydrolase family protein codes for MKAFLAAALGLSVSCPARGAEPPAPSHWTIIHAGMLLSDARTDPQPKMSILVKDDTITAIRDGYVGAEAIPAPKPEHVKMVELQNQFVMAGMVDAHTHIVFPNLDVAIGLFNVGLMLRGGATTVRDAGSSPEAIFPLRDAIVEGSILGPRIMASGSPLSITGGHADFRNGKLQDELSPPAYSSAVCDVVNECEKATRKQIQFGADQVKVMASGGVSDDSDTGLGPAFSEAELKAIVVTAHRMHRTVMAHALSAESIEAAVDAGVDSVEHGDFLNEEVARLMAQHHVFFDPTLYSLVALQNAIDHPTPSIPMTEKNIRKFRTMMATAPRIAERMALAKRFGLAILAGSDNGGIITDEVVALVEQGHLSPREALVASTVNGADALHLSGQIGTLAPGKSADVIAFDGNPLTNIEDCHKLHFVMARGHVAVSPDTGEGDPTPASTLPK; via the coding sequence TTGAAAGCGTTCCTGGCTGCCGCACTCGGACTCTCCGTTTCGTGCCCTGCTCGCGGCGCAGAGCCGCCAGCGCCGTCGCACTGGACGATCATCCATGCGGGGATGTTGCTGTCGGACGCCCGGACTGATCCTCAGCCAAAGATGTCAATCCTGGTGAAGGACGACACGATTACGGCGATTCGCGACGGCTATGTCGGCGCGGAAGCGATCCCCGCTCCTAAGCCTGAGCACGTGAAGATGGTGGAGCTGCAGAATCAGTTTGTCATGGCCGGCATGGTCGATGCGCATACGCATATCGTTTTCCCCAACTTGGACGTTGCCATAGGCTTGTTTAACGTCGGCCTCATGCTTCGGGGCGGAGCCACCACGGTGCGCGATGCCGGAAGCTCACCGGAGGCGATCTTTCCGTTGCGCGATGCTATCGTGGAGGGGTCAATCCTCGGACCGCGTATTATGGCGTCGGGATCACCGCTCTCGATCACGGGGGGGCACGCGGATTTCCGCAATGGCAAGCTGCAAGACGAACTCTCACCACCTGCCTACTCGAGCGCGGTGTGCGACGTAGTGAACGAGTGCGAGAAGGCGACCCGCAAGCAGATCCAGTTCGGCGCCGATCAGGTCAAGGTGATGGCGAGCGGTGGCGTCTCCGACGATTCCGATACTGGTCTGGGCCCAGCATTCTCTGAGGCGGAGCTGAAGGCAATTGTCGTTACGGCACACCGCATGCACAGGACCGTCATGGCGCATGCGCTCTCCGCAGAGTCGATCGAAGCCGCCGTCGACGCGGGGGTCGACTCCGTCGAGCACGGTGACTTCCTGAATGAAGAGGTCGCAAGATTAATGGCGCAGCACCATGTTTTCTTCGATCCGACGCTGTACTCTCTGGTGGCGCTCCAGAACGCGATCGATCATCCGACGCCTTCGATCCCGATGACGGAGAAGAACATTCGCAAGTTCCGGACGATGATGGCTACCGCTCCACGGATTGCTGAAAGAATGGCTCTGGCGAAACGCTTCGGGCTCGCTATCCTCGCCGGATCGGACAACGGCGGTATCATCACGGACGAAGTCGTCGCGCTGGTCGAGCAGGGCCACTTGTCGCCACGGGAAGCGTTAGTCGCGTCTACGGTCAACGGAGCCGATGCGCTTCATCTGTCAGGTCAGATCGGAACGCTTGCTCCCGGCAAGTCGGCGGACGTTATCGCCTTCGACGGCAATCCGCTCACCAACATTGAAGACTGCCACAAGCTGCATTTTGTGATGGCCCGTGGACACGTCGCGGTCAGCCCGGACACCGGCGAAGGAGATCCGACACCAGCGTCCACTCTGCCGAAGTAA
- a CDS encoding AraC family transcriptional regulator, translated as MRFTSAESRKLHSTRTALASKFIMSAGAEGNDDPWLPGVQVFVRSAPTMPASRFYGPGLGIILQGRKCIELGNETYRCDGSQTILTSTDLPVLTQVTEASPKKPYCAVFLKIDIEAARQLIVELELEGRERQPLGRALASGPVTPELFSALDRLLELRDKPKDVAILGSLIHREILYRLLTSQQGVRLREIVSIGTRSNRTAQAMAWIRQNYKKSVRIEALASMAGMGLSTFHHHFQAMSAMSPLQYQKRLRLHEARRLMMSEFLDTTSAALEVGYESPTQFIREYARLFGQPPRRHIQSLLAK; from the coding sequence ATGAGGTTTACATCTGCCGAAAGCAGGAAGCTGCACTCGACCCGGACTGCGCTTGCAAGCAAGTTCATCATGAGTGCGGGAGCAGAGGGGAACGATGATCCATGGCTACCAGGAGTGCAGGTTTTCGTCCGATCGGCTCCGACAATGCCTGCTTCTCGCTTTTACGGCCCTGGTCTCGGCATCATTCTTCAGGGACGCAAGTGCATTGAACTGGGCAACGAAACGTACCGATGTGATGGATCGCAGACTATTCTCACCTCAACAGATCTGCCTGTATTGACCCAGGTGACCGAGGCCAGTCCGAAGAAGCCATACTGCGCGGTATTTCTCAAGATTGACATCGAAGCAGCGAGACAGCTCATCGTAGAACTAGAGTTGGAGGGGCGGGAACGTCAGCCGCTGGGACGCGCATTGGCATCGGGGCCTGTCACTCCAGAATTGTTCAGCGCCCTTGATCGCCTTCTGGAGCTCCGTGACAAACCAAAGGATGTCGCGATTCTTGGCAGTCTGATCCATCGGGAGATTCTCTATAGGCTGCTCACGAGCCAACAGGGAGTTCGGCTCCGTGAGATCGTTTCCATCGGAACTCGCAGTAACCGCACAGCGCAAGCAATGGCCTGGATCAGGCAGAATTACAAGAAGTCAGTACGCATCGAAGCTTTGGCCAGCATGGCTGGAATGGGACTTTCAACGTTTCATCATCATTTTCAAGCCATGTCGGCAATGAGCCCGCTACAGTATCAGAAGCGACTACGTCTGCATGAAGCCAGGCGGCTTATGATGTCAGAGTTCCTAGATACTACTAGTGCGGCGCTTGAAGTTGGATACGAAAGTCCAACCCAATTTATTCGCGAGTATGCCAGGCTCTTCGGTCAACCTCCCAGGCGCCACATCCAGTCGCTGCTCGCGAAGTGA
- a CDS encoding SDR family oxidoreductase codes for MGIEGKVIAITGASSGIGEAAAVMLAERGARVVLGARRIDRLQALASRIHSVGGQVAVVRMDVKRRSDVQQLVTLACKRFGQLDVLINNAGIGPISLIEDLQVEDWEEMIDVNLKGFLYGIAAALPVFREQGSGHFVNIVSTAGLRIVPLQAVYAGTKNAVRTISEGLRQEAGDKLRVTAISPGFIYTDFAESMTNPEVKAQTLAARDKMAISPDAIARAIAFAIDQPSDVDVNEIVVRPTAQG; via the coding sequence TTGGGCATCGAGGGTAAAGTAATTGCTATTACAGGCGCAAGTAGTGGCATCGGCGAGGCCGCAGCAGTTATGCTCGCTGAGCGGGGAGCACGGGTCGTCCTGGGAGCTCGGCGAATCGACCGTTTGCAAGCTTTGGCGTCTCGTATTCACAGCGTAGGCGGTCAGGTAGCCGTGGTACGGATGGACGTCAAGCGACGTTCCGACGTGCAGCAACTTGTCACGTTGGCCTGCAAGCGTTTTGGGCAACTCGACGTTCTCATCAACAATGCTGGGATCGGGCCAATCTCACTCATCGAAGATCTGCAGGTCGAGGATTGGGAGGAGATGATCGATGTTAATCTGAAAGGCTTTCTCTACGGCATCGCCGCAGCGTTGCCTGTCTTTCGGGAACAGGGCTCCGGGCACTTCGTTAACATCGTGTCGACCGCTGGACTTCGGATCGTTCCGCTTCAGGCGGTATATGCCGGCACTAAAAATGCGGTGAGGACTATATCGGAGGGGCTGCGTCAGGAGGCCGGGGACAAACTCCGGGTCACCGCGATCTCGCCGGGCTTCATTTACACCGATTTTGCAGAATCCATGACAAACCCCGAGGTAAAGGCTCAGACTTTAGCCGCGCGAGACAAGATGGCGATATCGCCCGATGCAATCGCCCGGGCTATCGCGTTTGCGATCGATCAGCCGTCGGATGTCGATGTAAACGAAATCGTAGTCAGACCTACAGCCCAGGGCTGA
- a CDS encoding tyrosine-type recombinase/integrase: protein MQSLSLARATYFPPMRCLLDVPVNKTATAFTKPVDRIVGDAIAAWEKVRPHGAKRADWKSGEFVDFLFALRLTGVGKSYLNNILIPALCAKAGVPLADVRGNITTHRARSTIASQLFNAKEPMTLFELQKWLGHASPSATQHYEKITNLKMAKSYADAGYFARNLRAIEVLIEPGCRSHWDRLN, encoded by the coding sequence ATGCAGTCACTGTCCCTGGCACGGGCGACATACTTCCCGCCGATGCGGTGTCTGCTCGATGTTCCAGTCAACAAGACCGCAACGGCCTTCACGAAGCCGGTGGATCGTATCGTTGGAGATGCCATCGCTGCCTGGGAGAAGGTGCGTCCGCACGGCGCCAAGCGGGCCGACTGGAAGAGCGGAGAGTTCGTGGACTTTCTCTTCGCGCTCCGGCTCACAGGCGTTGGCAAGTCCTACCTGAACAACATCCTCATCCCCGCGCTTTGCGCTAAAGCCGGCGTGCCGCTGGCCGATGTGCGCGGCAACATTACTACGCATCGGGCACGTTCCACCATTGCTTCGCAGCTCTTCAACGCGAAGGAACCGATGACTTTATTTGAACTGCAGAAGTGGCTCGGTCACGCAAGTCCGTCAGCGACCCAGCATTATGAGAAGATTACGAATCTGAAGATGGCCAAGTCCTATGCCGATGCTGGATACTTTGCGCGCAACCTGCGCGCCATCGAGGTGCTGATCGAACCAGGATGCCGTTCGCACTGGGATCGCCTCAACTGA
- the leuD gene encoding 3-isopropylmalate dehydratase small subunit, which yields MTPINELKSKAMPLPLPNIDTDQIIPKQFLKRIERTGYGDFLFYDWRYNLDVPDSITPNASFVINKPEYHGAQILIAERNFGCGSSREHAAWALNQFGFLAVIAPTFADIFYSNAGKNGIILVRLQEDHVKTLMGRSTKNPDSIITINLEHQTVTDDEGFHARFEIEPFRKFCLLNGYDDISLTLRHTEALTSFEAAHEKRLWAMPKSHLAGASQPAI from the coding sequence ATGACCCCCATCAACGAACTCAAATCCAAAGCCATGCCGCTGCCGCTGCCCAACATCGACACGGACCAGATAATCCCGAAACAGTTCCTCAAGCGCATTGAGCGCACGGGCTACGGCGACTTTCTCTTTTACGATTGGCGTTACAACCTAGACGTGCCCGATTCCATTACGCCCAATGCTAGCTTCGTGATCAACAAGCCCGAGTACCACGGCGCGCAGATCCTCATCGCCGAGCGCAACTTCGGCTGTGGCTCCTCGCGCGAGCACGCCGCATGGGCGCTCAACCAGTTCGGCTTCCTCGCCGTCATAGCACCCACCTTCGCCGACATTTTCTATTCCAACGCAGGCAAGAACGGCATCATCCTCGTCCGCCTTCAAGAAGACCATGTGAAGACGCTGATGGGCCGCTCCACCAAAAACCCGGACAGTATCATAACCATCAACCTCGAACATCAGACTGTCACCGACGACGAAGGCTTCCATGCCCGCTTCGAAATCGAACCATTTCGAAAGTTTTGCCTGCTCAACGGCTACGATGACATTAGCCTGACCTTGCGCCACACCGAAGCACTGACCTCTTTTGAAGCCGCGCACGAGAAACGTCTTTGGGCTATGCCAAAGTCCCATCTAGCGGGTGCTAGTCAGCCGGCAATCTGA